The DNA segment CTGGTCGTCCCAGAGGTCGACCTTAGCCATGAAGCAAACAATGTCATCAGAGTGCAAGCTGAGCTTTGGAAGGCCCACGTGAAGTCTCTCCAAGGTTTGCTGAGGTGTGCCAAGCTTAGGCAGCAACTCAAAATTCATGGTGTTGTGATCAACAGCAAGATGAGAGGCAGAGATTTGGCAGTCGTGGCGCCAACCTTGCTTCCAAGGATTGGTGGGTGGTGCACTCCAAGTGGCAGCAACCCAGCCTTGAGAGGCGTAGGTGCCGTTGATAGTGGAGCCTGGCCTGACATGAACCTGCATCTCGATGTACTTGATCCGACCTTGGACAAGAGCAAAGTCCCGAAGTGGCCCTGGACAGCCTACTATCATGTCGTCTTTGTGCTcgagtggtggcggcagcgggaggtAGCGGAGCTCAGCGGTGTCGCGGAGAAGGTCGCAGAAGAGAATGCCATCGTTGATGTCGACCCAGCCCATGGTTCCGGCTTCACCACCAACCGTGATGACCTTGCTAGTGACATGGCTAAATGATGGATCGAAGACCAAACCATGGATGGAGAGCGGATGGCAGGTCCAAGCATCTGCACCAGAGCGGTAGAGATGGAGGACATAGTCAAGATCACCTCGTTTGAAGGCGCTACAGAGCGCGGCGACGATGTAGGTGCCATCATCAAGGCAGCGCAGGATGCCAACCTGTTTGTCGATGAACCTGTTGTCGAGGAGGACAGGGGGCGGGATCAAGCTCAGTTTCGGGGCGGTGGAAGAAGCGTGGTAGATGAAGTAATCTTGGCGGCTGGTTTTGAAGCTGTCGTCCCGGGGCCCtaaggcgaggcggaggaggacgaggtcaGCCTCGGTGGCGATGATGGTGGGCTCGGCGGCGAACTTGTGGGGATCCAATCCAGGGCAGTGGACGCACATGTAGGAGACgcgcggcgggggcgccgccCAGAAGGATACCTCGATGGGGTGGCCGCTCCTGGTCCTGgacgtggcggtggtggcgttgcCGTGGTTGGTGGCGATGTAGGCATCGCATTCGAGGAGGACCCAAGGTGGTGTCGTCATCGCCGCAGTAGCTACGTGGGTCGGCGGCCGGAGGGACTCATCCATGATGGTCTTCTCCTCCCAATCCGACCACCCATCACTCTCATCTCCAGTACCCATCGCTATATATGCAGCTACTATCTACTTAACCTCTGGGTGAATTTATCAATCTTTTCCTATCTAATCTGATCTAACGacacgtatatatatgtacacataccTTCCGTTGTGGTTTTgggtgaggagggaggagatgaaGAAATCGGATCGGACTGGGGAATTTAGGGAGAACGGAGTGTGACCTCGGTCGCCGTGCTGTGCTCTCGTCGGTTGAATTCAATTGCCCGTTAAAAGGCCGGCCTGCTAAAAAGAAGGCCCGCATATGCTACTAGCCATTTTTtgagggaaaaagtacacccaaggtccctcaactcgtcccccaaccacaaaactagatatCCGgcatcccttaactaatcaaaactaGTTATAATaagtccttcggtggtttttgaccccggttttattaTATGAGGCGGTTGAGTCAACGTGGGACAGCAAGGCATAAGTCCAAGTCCATGTTATCTTCTCCATCACTCATACTTGTTCTAGAATCCTGTTGATCTCCACCTTTCCAAGAGGGAGGAGACGGATACACCACACGGGTCTGCTTCTTGTGAGAGGGTACAGTCAACACAACGCCTTGTCGTTTTAGGCTACCCTTTATACCTGCAGCCAGCAAAATATTTAGTGACAAATAAGAAACTGGCTCAATGACAAGTAAATAGTAGCTCTGATCTCTATCATTTTCCTATAATAAAATGCCATAGCGAAACAACCAACCTAGGTGATGTGCTCTTTCTGTGAAAGTAGCATAAGTCAGTTTTTGTTTCCACCATCTGTTTGTTAGGTAATGTTTTGCAGTTATAGAAGGCGGCATCCATTTTAAAGTCATATATGTACTGCCATTTACTGGGCATTGCTCATAAATCCCATTCccattattaatgatttatttgCCTGTATCCATTCCAGATACCTCAGCTCACCATAAGTGTTCCCAAGTCAGCTGTGTCAAGTGTCTTGTTAACACCAGAGAAATATTAGAATCCTGAACTGGAGTATCATGTGTCCCAATGCCATAGAAACAGGGCTATCATTCCCTACAGTGATGTCccttgttgttttttttttgaatgactcgtacgagacggtgcgaagttctattaatagagcaggaaaaaattacaagattacaacctaGAAAGGTCGTAatcaggaaaaaggaaaaaagccaccacccacacaccgacatcgccaacacacaagcccaggagaaggctagcaccggaacggccgccgctaagcgtgaccaaCCGCCACTAAACCAACAAAGGgacacagacgagatcgcccccccaggggatgccaaaacgacgtcttcaagaagagaagcgacagaaaaaccgccgccaccgtccgttggagctcaaaggagccaagattgggctttcgcccggcaaccacctttgaggggtgagacagcacgacaacgccctcaggagggggaatgaacCATCGTTGTCAGTCCGGCCGAGACCagactaggttttcacccgccgtcACCACCTGCAACTCCACGGCTGacacaccgatgctccaccaccacacaagctctACCGACATGTGGAacccctgcaccggcgtcccccgccagccagccttcgtgcgccgaagtTTGCGCCACTCCCACTGGCAActcctcctcacacctaggtcgcctcctccaccgccggccgagCCATTCGCGCCAAACCGGCCTCCTCCACTGGATGCGCCTCTCGCGCCATTctggcctccctccatcggccacgcctctcgcgccaagccggcctccatctccgccgcccacgccgagCCCACCTCCACTGGTTagcaaagacaaaaacatgtatttttttccaATTGGTTAGCCcatatatatgcatcgatcTAATAGGTTTGATATTCTTAGCAATTATAACTTCAGGTTTGCTATTTGTGAAAGCAGGCAAGGTTATGATGGTTAGCAACGGAACTGATCAGAGAGTTAGGGATGAACCAGTAGAACTAATAACTAATAATTACCTGGAGCCTTACGAAGATAATCTGATATGTTACTGCTCATGTAGGCGTAGCCAATGCCAAGGGTTCTTTCTGCACCAAACTCAGCCACATCTTTTAGTCTCTTGTTCTTCATGTCGACAGCAAGCACCCAAGCATCGTCGTCCCATTGGTCAACCTtggccatgaagcaaacaatGTCATCAGAGTGCAAGCTGAGCGTTGGATGACCGACATGAAGTCTCTCCAAGGTTGGCTGAGGTGTGCCTTGGTCATCGAAAAGCTTAGGCAGCAACTCAAAATTCATCTTGCTGTCATCAACAGAGATATCGGAAGCAGTGATTTTGCAGTCCTGGCGCCAACCATGCTTCCAGGGATTGGCGTGTGGTGCAGTCCAGGTGGCAGCAGTCCAACCTTGAGAGATGAAGGTGCCATTGATGATGGAACCTGGCCTGACATGAAGCCGCGTCTCGATGAACTTGATCCGACCTTGGACAAGGGCAATGTCACGATGAGGCCTTGGAGAGCTTGTTAACGAGTTGTTGgggctgagcggcggcggcagggggaAGTAGCGGAACTTAGTGCTGTCGCGGAGAAGGTCGCAGAAGAGAATACCACGGTAGAGGTCGACCCAGCCCATGGTGCCCGCTGTCCCTCCAATGGTGATCGTCTTGGTATTGACATGGGCAAATGATGGGTCGACCAGGCCATGGAGGGAAATTGGATGGCAGGTCAAGCATCATCGCCGGAGCGGTAGATGTGGAGGTCGTACTCAAAGTATCCTGATTCGAAGGTGTTACAGAGTGCAGCAACAATGTAATCAGGAGAGGCGCAGCAGCGCAGGAGGCCAAGCTCGTGGTCGATGAACCTGTCGATGGGAGGGGGCGGGAGCAAGGTGAGTTTCGGGGTTGGGGTGGTGGCCTGGTAGACGAAGTAGTCATGGAAGCTGCTCTTGAAGCGGATGTTCCGGCGCCCCATGGCGACGCggatgaggaggaggtcggcCTCCGCGGCGATGATGGTGGGCTCGGTGGCGAACTTCTTGGGGTCCAATCCAGGGCAGTGGACGCATATGTAGGAgacgcgcggcggaggcgccgtCCACAAGGATACCTCGATGGGGTGGCCGCTCCTGGTCTCGgacgtggcggtggtggcgttgcGGTGGTTGGCCATGAAGGAACGGATGTCGAGGAGGACCCAAGGTgtagtcgccgccgcagccgcggcgCCGTGGGCCGGCGGCTGCAGGGATTCCTCCATGATCGTCCTCTTCGACCAGTCATCGCTCTCGCCTCCAGCCATGCTGCTACGCCTACCTCCGACTCTGACGGTTTCCCCGGAATTTAATTCTACACCTTGTGCATTAGGGATccggaggagggagatggagtgGAGTCGAATTGGATCGGGGGAGGAAGAGTTTGGATAGGGTGGGGGATTTGGGGAACTGATCgagtgaggaagaagatgagcgcaaacagattgatttttttaaaaaaaaaaactggaagaAGATTGATATTTGTATGTTAAATTACAGTTAAATTTCACctaaaatatgaataaattgATTTCTTCAAATGTTATATATGTAATCATATATCTAGATTTGTCGATTTGTAAAGTTAAAAATACCCCCGCTCTATTAAATCTTGGATCTATAGAGCTATGCTAAAAGAGAGCCTAGTACTACAATCTTTATTTaggattttaataaaaaatatgcaaagGGATTAAATATAAGGGTGTATCTAACAACTAACAAGTAGATTTTCCAGTTTATTGGTTCagttttgtaaataaaaaaaaaaccactccAGTTCTAAGAAACGCAAACCAAAAAATTGTCCTAAAAAATGGACAAACCAAGGCAGAGTGCACACTTGATTGGATGAGGTGTAATTCCTCCGTGTTAGAGCTTGTAATTGATGATCATAGTCTAGTCATGGTGCTGTGCTAGGTGTGGCCTCATCAGTTTACATTTTCCTGTTTGTTCAGTTCAAAAGTTCTGATAAAACATACTCACCCTAATACTCGATTAGACACGATCTAATACTCCcaccatttctaaatatttaataccattgattttttaaaatatatttgaccgttcgtcttattaaaaaatttaaataattattactaccttcatattttaatgtatgacgccgttcactttttgtctaacgtttgaccattcgtcttattcaaaaaaaattatgtaattattatttattttattatgacttgattcgtcatcaaatgttctttaagcatgacataaatattttcatatttgcaaaaatttttgaataaaacgaatagtcaaacgttgatcgaaaagccaacggcgtcatacagggagtaattcttttcctatcatttgatttattgttaaatatacttatatgtatacatgtagttttacatatttcacaaaaaaattaaataaaacgaacagtcaaacatgtgctaaaaagttaacggtgtcaaatatttagaaacggagggagttctatgaatctaaacagaaCCATTGATTGCCCAACACATAACAAATGATGATTGCAGTCTGCCGATTTTAGATTCTTCATTCACATTGACAGAAAACCAAATTGCAGCAGAAAAATAATCGGACTTAAGAAGCCCAACGCTGCTAGGGGGCACACATCCATAAATTGTGAGCAATTTGACACCACCAAGGACTGTACGGTTTACAACCTCGCTACATTGATAAGAAACGAACAGGGGCATAAACAAGACTATTCATCTGCTCTACAAAATACCAGCAGTACCCCTCATAAATAGACCTGATAAAACAGTAGATAATCTAGTCATAAGTTAACTGAAGATGCACCACACTTAACTTAACCATGCCCCTCATCCAAAAAACATGTCCAAGTCCAAGTCCATGTTATCCTCTCCATCATCCATACTAGTTCCAGAATTCTGTTGATCTCCACCTTTCCAAGAGGGAGTAGACAGATGAACCATACGGGTCTGCTTCTTGTGAGAGTGTACGGTGAACACAACCCCTTGTCGTTTTAGGTTACCCTTTATACCTGCAGCCAGCAAAATATTTAGTGAAAACCGGCTCAATTACAACTAAATAGTAGCTCTCATATCTACCCTTT comes from the Oryza glaberrima chromosome 9, OglaRS2, whole genome shotgun sequence genome and includes:
- the LOC127783852 gene encoding uncharacterized protein LOC127783852, which gives rise to MGTGDESDGWSDWEEKTIMDESLRPPTHVATAAMTTPPWVLLECDAYIATNHGNATTATSRTRSGHPIEVSFWAAPPPRVSYMCVHCPGLDPHKFAAEPTIIATEADLVLLRLALGPRDDSFKTSRQDYFIYHASSTAPKLSLIPPPVLLDNRFIDKQVGILRCLDDGTYIVAALCSAFKRGDLDYVLHLYRSGADAWTCHPLSIHGLVFDPSFSHVTSKVITVGGEAGTMGWVDINDGILFCDLLRDTAELRYLPLPPPLEHKDDMIVGCPGPLRDFALVQGRIKYIEMQVHVRPGSTINGTYASQGWVAATWSAPPTNPWKQGWRHDCQISASHLAVDHNTMNFELLPKLGTPQQTLERLHVGLPKLSLHSDDIVCFMAKVDLWDDQNAWVLAVDMKNKRLKDVAEFGAGRTLGISSAYISTRISDYLPTAPGLKGNLKRRGVMLTVPSHKKQTRVVLSNPSWKGGDQQNSGTSMDDKEDNMDLDLDMFFG